The following proteins are encoded in a genomic region of Phoenix dactylifera cultivar Barhee BC4 unplaced genomic scaffold, palm_55x_up_171113_PBpolish2nd_filt_p 001151F, whole genome shotgun sequence:
- the LOC103714959 gene encoding glucan endo-1,3-beta-glucosidase 11-like has product MSVHSLLVLLLLGFLRRAPPCSATSVSLVGINYGRVGNNLPSPETVPRLVSTIGVGRVRLYDADPAAIRAFANTGIELVVGLPDRCLPKLAGDAGQALAWVRSNVQAYLPAAKIAFLTVGNEVLTSNNTALPRFLLPAMENLHSALTSLGLDRQIAVTTAHSLAVLGDSYPPSTATFRRDLLPLVCPLLDFHARTGSPFFINAYPYFAYEKDPSGVALDYALLQPGAAPVVDPRSGLKYGSLLHAQIDAVYHAIAAAGATKGVEVRVSETGWPSAGDADEAGATAENAATYNRNLMKLVAEGKGTPLVPKVPLRVYMFALFNENLKPGPTSERNYGLFKADGTPAYQLGFTLDNSTATGAGAGGATGWSGDSSGQSSSGYYSISAAAATEEWVRQRRVVNAAAGMVFFCFVICGNLMVGQWVGISK; this is encoded by the exons ATGTCGGTGCATTCCCTGCTAGTTTTGCTCCTCCTGGGATTTCTCCGGCGGGCGCCGCCGTGCTCGGCCACCTCCGTGTCTCTCGTGGGCATCAACTACGGCCGGGTGGGTAACAACTTACCCTCGCCGGAGACGGTGCCCCGCCTCGTCTCTACCATCGGCGTCGGCCGCGTCCGCCTCTACGACGCCGACCCCGCCGCCATCCGCGCCTTCGCCAACACCGGCATCGAGCTCGTCGTCGGCCTCCCCGACCGCTGCCTCCCCAAACTAGCCGGCGACGCTGGCCAGGCCCTCGCCTGGGTGCGGTCCAATGTCCAGGCCTACCTCCCGGCGGCGAAGATCGCCTTCCTTACCGTCGGCAACGAGGTGCTCACCAGCAACAACACCGCCCTCCCCCGCTTCCTCCTCCCGGCCATGGAAAACCTCCACTCCGCCCTCACCTCCCTCGGCCTCGACCGCCAGATCGCCGTCACCACCGCCCACTCCCTCGCCGTCCTCGGCGACTCCTACCCGCCCTCCACCGCCACCTTCCGCCGCGACCTCCTCCCCCTCGTCTGTCCCCTCCTCGATTTCCACGCCCGCACCGGTTCCCCCTTCTTCATCAACGCCTACCCCTACTTCGCCTACGAGAAGGACCCCTCCGGCGTCGCCCTCGACTACGCCCTCCTCCAGCCCGGCGCCGCCCCCGTCGTCGACCCGCGCTCCGGCCTCAAGTACGGCAGCCTCCTCCACGCCCAGATCGACGCCGTCTACCACGCGATCGCCGCCGCCGGGGCGACCAAGGGGGTCGAAGTCAGGGTCTCGGAGACCGGGTGGCCGTCGGCCGGCGACGCCGACGAGGCGGGGGCGACGGCGGAGAACGCGGCCACCTACAACCGGAATTTGATGAAGCTGGTGGCGGAGGGGAAGGGTACGCCGCTGGTGCCCAAGGTGCCGCTGCGGGTCTACATGTTTGCGCTCTTCAACGAGAACTTAAAGCCCGGCCCTACGTCGGAGAGGAACTACGGGCTCTTCAAGGCCGACGGGACGCCGGCGTACCAGCTTGGCTTCACGCTCGACAACTCCACCGCCACCGGCGCAGGAGCTGGTGGTGCTACGGGCTGGAGCGGGGATTCCTCCGGCCAGTCCTCCTCCGGTTATTACAGCATTTCGGCGGCGGCCGCCACG GAGGAGTGGGTGCGGCAGCGAAGAGTGGTGAATGCGGCCGCCGGCATggtatttttttgttttgttatttGTGGCAATTTAATGGTGGGTCAGTGGGTGGGGATTTCCAAGTGA